The proteins below come from a single Roseiflexus sp. RS-1 genomic window:
- a CDS encoding glycosyltransferase family 39 protein: MLDHHTLRNARALPTASRIALVAVVVLALVMRLWFWWIQARSGAVPPGDPEEYYRAAIHILHGGYHDTGKWLRPPVYPAFLALLLSAAGMHVAGALLIQACILSVGVLAFYACGAHLFGRITGLVTALLAAIFIPLASYASSLYAEALFVTLLVAGLTALNNAIERKSGRMAFGTGVILALAALTRAVGVYLIPLAAAWMAWRAWSDGYPVWRWRHPAILLLLGAMLVIGPWAGRNYLVHGRLIVSDTNGGISMWYGTVRDDAEQAAGEARLAAVPNLADRQTLALRMAWDNIRDDPVRFLTRMRFKIASLYALQTRSYAVGDVISIDSRGAPIVQNAGEYRLELTALADAQYVALMLLAIGGFCFMPQPARAVPTLLWVGLATLLAALTIGHPRLRLPVVAAVLPFAAYALVRLPALWRQPDRLLRDRRSYAALIGAMIFLAFMFSTRYISWIESLRYTVPGRAALAAGDVHRAGRLLTRAREVAPDNPLRVIDLADLYLAQGDNERALELYRLAASMEHRSLYAQAMRVLTAAALDNPAEAAAALRAIDGYWRTGNDLLEWAWNIQQGVAPDRIIPGDPAALGFYAGFAPATPDLTVGRWTLGEGRVRVRGGCGQLEVRMHGPTGRVVDISLDDWNIHERVTLTGAPQEVHLSLSGIRECEYNPELTVRFTSATGLLDLETAPWYGGVAITDVRVTP, translated from the coding sequence ATGCTCGATCATCATACGCTGCGGAATGCGCGCGCTCTGCCGACTGCCAGCCGGATCGCGCTGGTTGCCGTGGTTGTGCTGGCGCTGGTCATGCGTCTCTGGTTCTGGTGGATCCAGGCGCGCTCTGGCGCTGTGCCGCCTGGTGATCCGGAAGAGTACTATCGCGCAGCCATCCATATCCTGCACGGCGGCTACCACGACACCGGCAAGTGGTTGCGTCCGCCGGTCTATCCGGCATTTCTGGCGCTCCTGTTGTCGGCAGCCGGGATGCATGTCGCCGGTGCGTTGCTGATCCAGGCGTGCATCTTGAGCGTCGGGGTGCTGGCGTTCTACGCATGTGGCGCGCACCTCTTCGGGCGGATCACCGGTCTGGTCACGGCGTTGCTGGCAGCGATCTTTATTCCGCTGGCATCGTATGCCAGTTCGCTCTACGCCGAGGCGCTGTTTGTAACCCTTCTGGTTGCCGGTCTGACGGCGCTCAACAACGCGATTGAACGCAAAAGCGGGCGAATGGCGTTCGGCACTGGCGTGATCCTGGCGCTTGCGGCGCTGACGCGCGCGGTTGGCGTGTATCTGATCCCGCTGGCGGCGGCATGGATGGCATGGCGCGCCTGGTCCGACGGGTATCCGGTATGGCGCTGGCGTCATCCGGCGATCCTCCTGCTGCTGGGCGCAATGCTGGTCATCGGACCGTGGGCGGGGCGGAATTATCTGGTGCACGGTCGCCTGATCGTGAGCGATACGAATGGCGGCATCAGTATGTGGTACGGTACTGTGCGCGATGACGCCGAACAGGCGGCAGGCGAGGCGCGCCTGGCAGCGGTTCCGAACCTTGCCGACCGGCAGACGCTTGCCCTGCGCATGGCGTGGGATAATATTCGTGACGATCCGGTGCGGTTTCTCACCCGCATGCGCTTCAAGATCGCATCACTCTACGCGCTTCAAACGCGCAGTTATGCGGTTGGCGATGTCATTTCGATCGACTCACGCGGCGCGCCAATCGTGCAGAATGCGGGTGAATATCGGCTGGAACTGACCGCACTGGCGGATGCACAGTACGTTGCATTGATGTTGCTGGCAATCGGCGGATTCTGCTTCATGCCGCAACCTGCGCGCGCTGTGCCGACATTACTGTGGGTCGGGCTGGCGACACTGCTGGCGGCGCTGACGATTGGACATCCCCGTCTGCGCCTGCCGGTTGTGGCGGCGGTTCTGCCATTCGCAGCATATGCGCTGGTCAGGCTGCCAGCACTATGGCGGCAGCCTGATCGACTCCTGCGCGACCGGCGCAGTTACGCGGCGCTGATCGGGGCAATGATCTTCCTGGCGTTCATGTTCAGCACCCGCTACATCTCGTGGATCGAAAGTCTTCGGTATACTGTGCCGGGACGCGCAGCGCTCGCAGCGGGTGATGTTCATCGGGCTGGCAGGTTATTGACACGGGCGCGAGAAGTCGCTCCCGACAACCCGTTGCGCGTGATCGACCTTGCCGATCTCTATCTGGCGCAGGGCGACAATGAGCGGGCGCTGGAACTCTACCGCCTGGCAGCGTCGATGGAACATCGCAGTCTATACGCGCAGGCAATGCGCGTGCTCACCGCTGCGGCGCTCGACAATCCGGCGGAAGCGGCAGCGGCGCTGCGTGCCATCGACGGCTACTGGCGCACCGGCAACGATCTGCTGGAATGGGCATGGAACATCCAGCAGGGCGTCGCGCCGGATCGCATCATTCCCGGCGATCCCGCTGCGCTCGGGTTCTACGCCGGGTTCGCGCCCGCCACTCCCGATCTTACCGTTGGGCGCTGGACATTGGGAGAGGGAAGAGTGCGAGTGCGCGGCGGGTGCGGGCAGCTGGAGGTGCGCATGCATGGACCGACTGGACGTGTGGTTGACATCTCGCTTGATGACTGGAACATCCACGAGCGGGTCACGCTGACCGGAGCGCCGCAGGAGGTGCATCTTTCGCTATCAGGTATACGCGAATGTGAGTACAATCCCGAACTGACAGTGCGGTTCACAAGTGCAACAGGACTGCTCGATCTGGAGACGGCGCCGTGGTATGGCGGAGTGGCGATTACTGACGTGCGGGTCACGCCGTAG
- a CDS encoding DUF2079 domain-containing protein — protein sequence MTRALASHHEYSNTGIVQLLATIERRAGLTLAALIALYIAILFFGLTFKYVHWAQGYDQIDYQQSIWNTTQGRFLEISHYRHTDHLWGMDFIPAILLIVPFYALFPSALTLNFFQALFMALGALPVYGIARDRFGGSRLAGLGWAGVYLLYPSLWFVTMSAPWQPRTLAIPALLGAFFFLQRAADGRANTRDLGAYVGLLALALTTRTDVSLVVTMFGFLAALWRVGWRWALPPVLIGLAWFYLSTSVIVPSFYRPDYQVRQGETGTVTEGDYTEIWPGKSPQLAYYSHLGDSAGAILWTIVSRPGDVLRLMFTPDKVVYLFLMLLPLALLPLLAPDVALLAAPPLAMNLLSLRPFQITVREQYQAIVIPGLILAAIIGAARLWRWWQARNAAIDQRSVGVARRNNGVSRAAYALMIGAIGIAAATNLAYRNPVATTVLYRETPERLAAMERLAALIPPDASLGVTSFLAPRMMPRRFIYYVPPDESFPPLERAEYLFIDTRAAALRTDRHRDFVQRLRESGRWQVIAEEQDLLVMRQAPDNP from the coding sequence ATGACACGAGCGCTTGCATCACACCACGAATATTCCAACACAGGCATTGTGCAGCTACTCGCAACGATCGAGCGACGGGCGGGTCTGACGCTGGCGGCGCTCATTGCGCTGTACATCGCCATTCTTTTCTTTGGTCTGACGTTCAAGTACGTCCATTGGGCGCAGGGGTACGATCAGATCGACTATCAGCAATCGATCTGGAATACGACGCAGGGACGATTTCTTGAAATATCACACTATCGCCACACCGACCATCTGTGGGGGATGGATTTCATTCCGGCGATCCTGCTGATCGTTCCGTTCTATGCGCTGTTTCCCTCGGCGTTGACGCTCAATTTTTTTCAGGCGCTCTTTATGGCGCTCGGTGCGCTGCCGGTGTACGGGATTGCGCGGGATCGCTTTGGTGGTTCGCGTCTTGCCGGGCTGGGATGGGCTGGCGTGTATCTGCTCTACCCCTCGCTCTGGTTTGTGACGATGAGCGCTCCATGGCAACCGCGCACGCTGGCAATTCCGGCGCTGCTGGGTGCATTCTTTTTTTTGCAGCGTGCTGCGGATGGACGGGCGAACACGCGTGATTTGGGCGCATACGTGGGATTGCTGGCGCTCGCGCTGACAACCCGCACCGACGTGTCGCTGGTGGTGACCATGTTCGGCTTCCTGGCAGCGTTGTGGCGTGTGGGATGGCGCTGGGCGCTACCGCCGGTTCTGATCGGGCTGGCATGGTTCTATCTGTCGACCAGTGTTATCGTGCCGTCGTTCTACCGCCCGGACTATCAGGTGCGTCAAGGCGAGACTGGCACGGTGACGGAGGGGGATTATACCGAAATCTGGCCCGGCAAAAGCCCACAACTTGCCTACTATTCGCATCTCGGCGACAGTGCAGGCGCCATTCTCTGGACGATTGTCAGTCGTCCTGGTGATGTGCTGCGCCTGATGTTTACGCCCGACAAGGTGGTGTACCTGTTTCTCATGCTGCTGCCGCTGGCGTTGCTGCCGTTGCTCGCACCCGATGTCGCGCTGCTGGCGGCGCCGCCGCTGGCGATGAACCTGCTCTCGCTGCGCCCGTTTCAGATCACCGTGCGTGAACAGTATCAGGCGATCGTTATTCCCGGTCTGATACTTGCCGCCATCATTGGCGCTGCGCGGTTGTGGCGATGGTGGCAGGCAAGAAACGCAGCGATAGACCAACGTAGCGTCGGTGTGGCTCGGCGCAACAATGGCGTATCGCGTGCAGCATATGCGCTGATGATCGGCGCGATTGGCATCGCAGCAGCAACCAATCTGGCGTATCGTAATCCGGTGGCGACAACGGTGCTCTACCGCGAGACACCCGAACGACTGGCAGCGATGGAGCGTCTGGCTGCACTGATCCCGCCCGACGCATCGCTGGGGGTTACGTCGTTTCTCGCGCCGCGGATGATGCCACGCCGCTTCATCTATTACGTGCCGCCCGATGAGTCGTTTCCGCCGCTCGAGCGCGCCGAGTATCTCTTTATCGATACACGCGCCGCAGCACTGCGCACCGATCGTCACCGCGATTTCGTTCAACGCCTGCGTGAATCGGGTCGCTGGCAGGTGATTGCCGAAGAACAGGATCTGCTGGTGATGCGTCAGGCGCCGGACAATCCTTAA
- a CDS encoding glycosyltransferase, with protein sequence MHLVWHSSFASLTGYSGSSLAFVLGLDARGIAVRPLYLYGADRDEHIMMGGVHPRIAALQRAPVRLDVPQVVYAPGDRFSKNSGRYRIGFTMLEFDRLPQEWVQQANQMDEVWTPTAWGAHVFAASGVTRPIHVVPLGVDPACFAPGAPRTHLTDRVVFLSVFEWSRRKGWDVLLRAYRAAFRPDDPVVLVLKIDCRAPDENPVREVAALLPAPSPPVTLLYNRALNAQRMAELYRSADCFVLPTRGEGWGMPILEAMACGIPAIATDWSGPTAFLNHENGYPLLIRGLVPADAGGFYGRGAQWADPDGDALVELLRHVAHHSEERRAKGQRAAADAARWSWERAIDIVYAQLNRSELW encoded by the coding sequence ATGCATCTTGTCTGGCACTCATCATTCGCATCGCTCACCGGCTACAGTGGCTCCTCGCTGGCGTTTGTCCTTGGTCTCGATGCGCGGGGTATCGCAGTTCGCCCACTCTACCTGTACGGCGCCGATCGTGATGAGCATATCATGATGGGTGGCGTTCACCCGCGCATTGCCGCGCTGCAACGCGCTCCGGTGCGTCTCGATGTGCCGCAGGTCGTGTACGCGCCGGGGGATCGTTTCTCGAAGAATAGCGGGCGCTACCGTATCGGTTTTACCATGCTCGAGTTCGACCGCCTGCCGCAGGAATGGGTTCAGCAAGCCAATCAGATGGATGAAGTCTGGACCCCAACCGCCTGGGGGGCGCACGTGTTCGCCGCCAGTGGCGTGACCCGCCCTATCCATGTTGTGCCCCTCGGCGTCGATCCGGCATGTTTTGCGCCGGGTGCTCCCCGCACCCATCTGACCGACCGCGTCGTCTTTTTGTCAGTGTTCGAGTGGAGCCGCCGCAAAGGATGGGATGTGCTGCTCCGCGCCTACCGTGCTGCCTTTCGTCCCGATGATCCGGTGGTGCTGGTGCTGAAGATCGACTGTCGCGCCCCTGATGAGAACCCGGTGCGTGAGGTCGCAGCGCTGTTGCCGGCGCCCTCGCCACCGGTGACGCTGCTCTACAACCGCGCGCTGAATGCGCAGCGTATGGCTGAACTGTACCGCAGCGCCGACTGTTTTGTGCTGCCCACGCGTGGCGAAGGATGGGGGATGCCGATCCTCGAAGCGATGGCATGTGGCATTCCTGCAATTGCAACCGATTGGAGCGGACCGACGGCGTTTTTGAACCACGAGAACGGCTATCCGCTACTGATCCGTGGTCTGGTTCCCGCAGATGCCGGCGGGTTCTATGGTCGCGGCGCACAATGGGCGGACCCCGATGGCGATGCACTCGTTGAACTGTTGCGCCATGTTGCGCATCACTCCGAAGAGCGTCGCGCTAAAGGTCAGCGTGCAGCCGCCGATGCGGCGCGCTGGTCGTGGGAGCGGGCGATCGATATCGTGTATGCACAATTGAATCGCTCTGAACTCTGGTAA
- a CDS encoding histidine kinase N-terminal 7TM domain-containing protein: protein MTLFLLGLLISGSAAIVLALVILQHREANGALPFALVMIASAIWAWGYALQISAVSPELALLAVRIRYIGLLAVPACWLWFTLIYTETIARLTKKQAAMLAFFPVLTFVVNVTNDWHQLFYRRISVMPPGSSLVVTFEYGPWYWLNVGYSYLVVLIGLWVLIRFWGRALRLHRMPIAVTVGGLFFLTAIGLIFYISRQFAGVFDITPLLLPVNGILLYLALFRPRLFDAHPVAYTHLFEQLNDGVLVFNMQGRVIDCNPAAYRLLGLTNPVGRPVQLVLQHIPQLAQTGSSVLLEEPLRLEYNEQVLDVRSTILRDRRGQQSGYMLVVRDVSEQWRTQRALAESEAMLREERRLFIGGPTVVFRWEARRDWPVSYVSPNVQEQFGYAPEDFTAHRLSYPSLIHPEDYVRINREIVHYLHHKTTWFRQEYRLMRADGEYRWVDDYTSVVYNDQGKPVYFLGYILDVTNQKRAEAERLEMERQFQHTQKLESLGVLASGVAHDFNNLLTAILGNLDLALLTLSRNDPAAQPIRNAMLATRYAAGLTRQLLAYAGKGNYQVTDVNLTEIVQGMAAMLRVSVGKQARLELRLAPDLPVFQADPSHIQQIVLNLILNAAESLPSGEGTITVRTDVRDCDEAFLKRNRINNQAPPGRYLLLEVADTGCGMDERTQRRMFDPFFTTKAVGRGLGMSAILGIVRRHHGAIIVDSAPGCGTTITVLFPPSPVERDSNADRDQESLPPAPSTTVLVVDDEADVRDVTARLLTHLGFRVVVVADGASALQALQEQSSEIACVLLDANLAGMDAPTTLRELRALAPHIPVVVSSGYSQHEVLQRFAGQTIEGFIQKPYQMSELYGVLQHALRQFLTVTVADQPSAADAAPATQETPDADSSPD, encoded by the coding sequence ATGACCCTGTTTCTGTTGGGTTTGCTGATCAGCGGCAGCGCAGCGATTGTTCTGGCGCTTGTCATCCTGCAGCATCGTGAAGCCAACGGCGCTCTTCCCTTTGCGCTGGTGATGATCGCCAGCGCAATCTGGGCGTGGGGCTATGCCCTGCAGATCAGTGCAGTGTCTCCCGAACTTGCTCTGCTTGCCGTGCGGATCAGGTACATTGGTCTTCTTGCCGTCCCAGCGTGCTGGCTCTGGTTTACGCTGATCTACACCGAAACTATCGCGCGCCTGACGAAGAAACAGGCGGCGATGCTGGCATTCTTCCCGGTGTTGACCTTTGTGGTGAACGTCACCAATGACTGGCACCAACTCTTCTACCGACGCATCAGTGTGATGCCGCCCGGTTCGTCGCTCGTTGTGACCTTTGAATATGGTCCCTGGTACTGGCTCAACGTTGGCTATTCCTACCTGGTTGTGCTGATTGGACTCTGGGTGCTGATCCGATTCTGGGGGCGGGCGCTGCGTCTTCATCGAATGCCGATCGCTGTGACAGTCGGCGGGTTGTTTTTTCTGACGGCCATCGGGTTGATCTTCTACATCAGTCGTCAGTTTGCCGGTGTCTTCGACATCACACCGCTGTTGCTGCCGGTGAATGGAATATTGCTCTACCTGGCATTGTTCCGACCCAGGCTGTTTGATGCGCATCCCGTCGCCTATACGCACCTGTTCGAGCAGTTGAACGACGGGGTGCTGGTGTTCAATATGCAGGGCAGGGTGATCGATTGCAATCCGGCGGCATACCGCCTGCTCGGTCTGACGAATCCCGTCGGGCGACCGGTTCAGCTTGTTCTGCAGCATATCCCTCAGCTGGCGCAAACCGGTTCGAGCGTTCTGCTCGAAGAGCCGCTTCGTCTGGAGTACAACGAACAGGTGCTCGATGTGCGCTCGACCATCCTGCGCGACCGCCGTGGACAGCAGAGCGGATATATGCTGGTGGTGCGCGATGTCTCAGAGCAGTGGCGAACGCAACGAGCGCTTGCCGAAAGCGAAGCCATGCTGCGCGAAGAACGCCGACTGTTCATCGGCGGACCGACAGTGGTCTTTCGCTGGGAAGCTCGACGCGACTGGCCCGTCTCATACGTCTCCCCCAACGTTCAAGAGCAGTTTGGATATGCGCCGGAAGATTTCACCGCGCACAGACTCAGCTATCCCTCGTTGATCCATCCAGAGGATTATGTGCGGATCAACCGCGAAATTGTCCATTACCTGCACCACAAGACGACCTGGTTTCGTCAGGAGTACCGCCTGATGCGCGCCGATGGCGAGTATCGCTGGGTCGATGATTATACATCTGTCGTGTACAACGATCAGGGGAAGCCGGTCTATTTCCTCGGTTATATCCTCGATGTCACCAACCAGAAGCGCGCCGAAGCCGAGCGTCTGGAAATGGAACGCCAGTTTCAGCACACCCAAAAACTGGAAAGTCTTGGCGTGCTGGCAAGCGGCGTGGCGCACGACTTTAATAATCTGTTGACGGCCATTCTCGGCAACCTCGACCTTGCGCTCCTGACCCTTTCCCGCAACGACCCCGCCGCTCAACCGATTCGCAATGCGATGCTGGCAACGCGCTACGCAGCCGGATTGACGCGCCAGTTGCTCGCGTATGCTGGCAAGGGAAATTACCAGGTCACCGATGTCAATCTGACCGAGATAGTCCAGGGTATGGCAGCAATGCTGCGGGTCTCAGTCGGCAAACAGGCGCGCCTGGAACTCCGCCTCGCTCCCGATCTGCCGGTCTTTCAGGCAGATCCATCGCACATCCAGCAGATCGTGCTCAACCTCATTCTCAACGCCGCTGAGTCGCTCCCTTCCGGCGAAGGCACGATCACAGTGCGCACCGATGTCCGTGATTGTGATGAAGCGTTTTTGAAGCGCAACCGTATCAACAACCAGGCGCCGCCGGGTCGCTACCTGCTGCTGGAAGTCGCCGATACCGGATGCGGCATGGACGAACGTACCCAGCGGCGCATGTTCGACCCCTTCTTCACCACCAAAGCAGTCGGGCGGGGGTTGGGCATGTCGGCGATCCTGGGCATCGTCCGGCGCCACCACGGTGCGATCATTGTCGATAGCGCTCCTGGTTGCGGAACAACGATCACTGTGCTCTTCCCGCCGTCTCCCGTCGAGCGCGACAGCAACGCGGATCGCGATCAAGAATCGTTGCCTCCTGCTCCGTCTACGACCGTTCTGGTCGTCGATGACGAAGCCGACGTGCGCGATGTGACTGCGCGACTGCTCACCCATCTCGGCTTTCGGGTCGTTGTGGTTGCGGACGGCGCTTCCGCGCTTCAAGCGTTGCAGGAACAGTCTTCAGAGATTGCGTGCGTCCTGCTCGATGCGAACCTGGCGGGTATGGATGCGCCGACCACCCTGCGTGAACTGCGCGCGCTTGCGCCCCACATCCCTGTGGTTGTGTCGAGCGGGTACAGTCAGCACGAGGTGTTGCAACGCTTTGCGGGCCAGACGATTGAAGGGTTTATTCAAAAGCCATATCAGATGTCCGAGTTATACGGCGTTCTCCAGCACGCATTGCGGCAGTTCCTGACGGTTACCGTTGCCGATCAGCCTTCAGCCGCTGATGCAGCCCCTGCAACGCAAGAAACGCCGGACGCGGACTCCAGTCCGGATTGA